From a region of the Kwoniella newhampshirensis strain CBS 13917 chromosome 11, whole genome shotgun sequence genome:
- a CDS encoding peptidyl-prolyl isomerase CWC27 gives MSNLYVTEPATNGKVIIDTTAGELEIELWGKEAPKAVRNFLALSMEGYYDGVIFHRVVPGFIIQAGDPTGTGMGGESFYGEPFHDEIHGRLKFNRRGLVGMANNGKRHTNTSQFFVTLDKADELTNKHTMFGKIVGNTIYNVMNIGNLDIDKEERPIVPPKIRGIKIIENPFDDIVPRITASERKAQQLARLEAKRETEQREKRAKAKKNTGLLSFGDSEEIPEEQVTVKKKSMTRKDLVDPSDIAPPKPVKSFVEVPTSLKDLSESSDRKEKKAAPDLKEIRAQHEREKAGSSVARQADIKKMEEDLRRLKKRTGEASDSDSDDSERRAKRRKGTSYLEEELAKYSRGRGRAAAKAGKKRGRKDEEDDLLKELSKFSSRVQQADAEDDHEPRGITEERGSEGVQLGEDGQELEVDDDVGWMRHRLKFQVDEKELTRRAEEEYAVIDPRAKARELAEGQRKEKDGHRKGPRTAGDVGRTRR, from the exons ATGAGTAATCT GTATGTCACCGAG CCTGCGACCAACGGCAAGGTCATCATTGACACGACCGCAGGAGagctcgag ATCGAACTATGGGGGAAAGAAGCTCCGAAAGCAGTGCGCAACTTTCTCGCGTTGTCCATGGAAG GCTACTACGATGGCGTTATATTTCATAGAGTAGTGCCCGGCTTCATCATTCAGGCGGGTGATCCAACAGGGACAGGAATGGGCGGAGAAAGCTTTTATGGCGAGCCGTTTCACGATGAGATTCATGGAAGGTTGAAATTCAATCG ACGAGGTCTCGTTGGGATGGCTAACAACGGAAAGAGACATACGAACACTTCCCAGTTCTTCGTTACGCTCGACAAGGCGGACGAATTGACGAACAAACATACCATGTTCGGGAAAATCGTTGGAAACACCATCTACA ATGTGATGAATATTGGCaacctcgacatcgacaaaGAGGAGCGACCCATAGT CCCTCCCAAAATCAGAGGaatcaagatcatcgagaaTCCCTTTGACGACATCGTACCTCGTATCACTGCGTCCGAGAGGAAAGCACAGCAGCTGGCAAGACTGGAAGCAAAGCGCGAAACGgaacagagagagaagagagccaaggcgaagaa GAACACTGGTTTGTTGTCTTTCGGGGACTCCGAGGAGATACCAGAAGAGCAGGTCActgtgaagaagaaatcgaTGACGCGCAAAGACT TGGTGGACCCCTCGGATATTGCTCCTCCCAAACCGGTCAAAAGCTTCGTCGAGGTACCGACCTCACTGAAGGATTTATCAGAGAGTAGTGACAGGAAAGAAAAAAAG GCCGCTCCGGATTTGAAGGAGATCCGTGCACAACATGAACGAGAGAAAGCTGgcagcag TGTGGCAAGACAAGCAGATATCAAGAAAATGGAAGAAGACCTTCGACGATTGAAAAAGCGAACGGGAGAAGCGTCCGACTCGGATTCTGACGACTctgagagaagagcgaAACGACGGAAAGGGACTTCCTatctggaggaagagctggcGAAATATTCCAGAGGGAGGGGTAGAGCAGCGGCAAAAGCGGGAAAAAAGAGGGGTCGtaaagatgaggaagatgatctgcTGAAGGAGCTGAGCAAATTCAGCAGCAGAGTGCAACAAGCGGATGCGGAAGACGATCATGAGCCAAGAGGTATTacggaagagagaggaagtgaaGGTGTACAgctgggagaagatggacaggagttggaggtggacgatgatgtgggatggatgaggcATCGACTGAAATTCCAAGTAGATGAGAAGGAATTGACCAGAcgggcagaggaggagtaTGCG GTCATTGATCCACGCGCCAAGGCAAGAGAACTGGCTGAGGGacagaggaaagagaaggacggTCACAGAAAGGGTCCACGTACAGCTGGTGACGTTGGACGCACCCGCAGATGA
- a CDS encoding phenylalanine-tRNA ligase, alpha subunit, producing the protein MSSLTPEGLQPIILQTLASSPDGKIADTRDLAFNGAALRSTEQQAVVRAVLDSLASKEMVEYKQITTTTYGLTEEGEIIATKGSHEYRVWEVLPVKGAGEPVGVPELTKLIGADIAKVGQQRAFKNKWIAKDGAGFIRAVEAPVDETADQVKEIKEKGDHSRGEAVTKELQKRKLIQPRKYIHYSVSKGAQFSTEVKQLETDLTVEMLQSGAWREASFKQYNFAAAGQPTDGGALHPLLKVREEFRNIFFDMGFTEMPTNRFVESAFWNFDAMFVPQQHPAREMQDTFYVKDPVKALRPDPEYYERVRKVHEEGGYGSIGYRAPFNRDESEKLLLRTHTTAVSTDMLYKLANQEGGFKPAKMYSIDRVFRNETADATHLAEFHQVEGVVADYDITLGNLIAFMQEFFSKTGNHKLRFKPAYNPYTEPSMEVFSWHEGLGKWIEIANSGIFRPEMLEPMGLPKGVRVLGWGMSLERPTMIKYKISDIRTLVGHKTDLDQVKKRPAVRLEKGDD; encoded by the exons AtgtcgtcactcacccccGAAGGTCTTCAACCCATAATCCTCCAAactctcgcttcttccccaGATGGCAAAATCGCCGATACTCGGGATCTGGCGTTCAATGGAGCCGCGCTGAGGAGTACCGAACAGCAAGCTGTGGTCAGGGCTGTGCTTGATAGTCTTGCGAGCAAGGAG ATGGTCGAGTACAAACAAATCACGACAACAACATATGGACTTactgaagaaggagaaatcATCGCCACGAAAGGATCTCACGAGTACAGAGTCTGGGAGGTCTTACCCGTCAAAGGAGCAGGGGAACCTGTCGGCGTACCAGAACTTACA AAACTCATCGGTGCCGATATCGCCAAGGTTGGACAACAAAGAGCGTTCAAGAACAAGTGGATAGCGAAGGATGGAGCAGGTTTCATCAGAGCG GTTGAAGCACCAGTGGACGAGACCGCCGATcaggtcaaggagatcaaggaaaAGGGCGATCATTCACGTGGAGAAGCTGTCACCAAGGAAttgcagaagaggaagttgatccAGCCCAG AAAATACATACATTACTCCGTCTCAAAGGGAGCCCAGTTCTCAACAGAAGTGAAACAGCTGGAAACCGACCTTACCGTTGAGATGCTGCAATC AGGCGCATGGAGGGAAGCTTCTTTCAAGCAATACAACTTTGCCGCAGCGGGACAACCGACAGATGGAGGCGCATTGCATCCTCTGCTGAAAGTCCGAGAAGAATTCAGAAACATCTTCTTTGATATGGG TTTCACCGAAATGCCTACCAATCGTTTCGTCGAGTCCGCATTCTGGAACTTCGATGCCATGTTCGTTCCTCAACAACATCCTGCTCGAGAGATGCAGGACACCTTCTACGTGAAAG ACCCTGTCAAGGCACTCAGACCCGACCCCGAATACTACGAGCGAGTCCGCAAAGTCCacgaggaaggaggttACGGCTCTATCGGTTACAGAGCACCTTTCAACAGagacgagagcgagaagctGTTATTGAGAACACATACTACTGCCGTTTCCACGGACATGCTCTACAAGCTTGCAAATCAGGAGGGAGGATTCAAGCCGGCGAAGATGTATTCAATCGATCGAGTGTTCAG AAACGAAACCGCGGATGCTACCCACTTAGCAGAGTTCCACCAGGTTGAGGGGGTCGTTGCGGACTACGACATCACCTTGGGTAACCTGATTG CTTTCATGCAAGAGTTCTTCTCGAAGACAGGTAACCACAAATTGAGGTTCAAGCCTGCTTATAACCCTTATACCGAA CCCAGTATGGAGGTTTTCTCTTGGCACGAAGGATTGGGCAAGTGGATTGAGATTGCCAAC TCTGGCATCTTCCGACCAGAAATGCTTGAGCCTATGGGTCTTCCCAAGGGTGTCCGAGTGCTAGGATGGGGCATGTCACTCGAACGTCCAACCATGATCAAGTACAAGATCTCGGACATCCGAACGTTAGTGGGTCACAAGACGGATCTGGACCAGGTGAAAAAGAGACCAGCTGTCAGACtggagaagggtgatgaTTAG